One segment of Coregonus clupeaformis isolate EN_2021a chromosome 38, ASM2061545v1, whole genome shotgun sequence DNA contains the following:
- the LOC121553951 gene encoding sal-like protein 3 gives MSRRKQAKPQHLNSDEEALQTDVASQHAQLEGMDKEERHSNSEETHVCEKFAEFFTWAELYEHQRSSTEDPAQVLIVKEDEGMPGPEGSQAGSSRTPSLALLSLAPSNSADIIESVDWGLELVEPVNDNDNDSTDMLEEMNMGEREDESMEMEQQHHDKHKSSGPQNPPERTELAIPSFQSSAVTNSMPSTNVTLEILHSTQVAVAQFSQSLHSSGAGGKAATAAILVILEHLLALQQQQVHQLHLIEQIRSQVVSRALSLAPNPFPSQGLIAPPVLPQYGTIPSAVNGQVSVSLASVLERSHTLTSQTSYGQAHTRDVICTSAPSDNSAPPPTSCNNISLLQPTYTGSHTSGSCTQTQTSSSPLSMQGQSNSLLSSPSSLPFLPQSPPSSVIFPNPLAKITATTNALDPFSVLMKHHRNGKLPNVSMFDTKPSPEQPFFKHKCRFCAKVFGSDSALQIHLRSHTGERPFKCNICGNRFSTKGNLKVHFQRHKEKYPHVQMNPYPVPEYLDNGMSFPPEKPAATWLDSKPVLAPSMGLQLPSTLTTMGSSSDFLSVTLSIKSPFRPSPDSSECVSLSPNTTGNETSVPTALESPQSNQEGEASNVLKAEEMHLPQICTTKPRVSPITVTTSTAMTMTTSTPEPSAPTSPVSNSSPLSLASDLFKAKFPFGGLLDSMQTSETSKLQQLVENIDKKITDPNQCVLCHRVLSCQSMLKMHYHIHTGEMPFQCKVCGRAFTTKGNLKTHIGVHRANPPHRVQHSCPICQKKFTNAVVLQQHLHMHMGSQILNSPLMDGLQDLDIDLSFHEKNFDSLSNYDNDLMDDNSMEEDDEEEEEEEEEEEEEEKEEEEEKEEEGVDPLKPLSSVCSSPPYSDAVVSSIAAPENQMKMIDSTINLNHSFGLKSMMNGCMDSERCAAIHSSTVGEGQNHNAAGSPTVSESSTHMHVPVSPAQSNSEVHLCKSLSGKHSGESQEITASVKSEQSDSPTLTPVLENGVALDLRERGASQSIPGLVTSIVPRMIKSEMNGYHRPMNFNEGLHHPFGLPVPATPPSLVSPGITSLLGPPQPRRTPKQHNCHTCGKNFSSASALQIHERTHTGEKPFGCTICGRAFTTKGNLKVHMGTHMWNNAPARRGRHLSVENPMVLLGGEAAMKFGEMFQKDLTAQAMNVDTGFWNHYTEALTNGLAMKNNEISVIQNGWIPQLHAMTAGTDRVSTGGSPPMTSLGKTAMDLGINRYFSMLIDDSKKIGIN, from the exons CACAATTGGAGGGAATGGACAAGGAGGAGCGGCACAGTAACAGTGAAGAAACGCACGTGTGTGAAAAATTTGCTGAGTTCTTCACCTGGGCCGAACTGTATGAGCACCAGAGAAGCTCCACAGAGGACCCAGCTCAGGTCCTCATTGTGAAGGAAGATGAGGGGATGCCTGGACCTGAGGGATCCCAAGCTGGATCCTCCCGAACCCCCAGCCTGGCCCTTCTTAGCCTGGCCCCCAGCAACTCAGCAGACATTATTGAGTCAGTGGACTGGGGCCTTGAGCTGGTGGAGCCTGtgaatgataatgataatgacagcACAGATATGTTAGAGGAGATgaacatgggagagagggaggatgaatCCATGGAGATGGAGCAGCAGCACCACGACAAACATAAGTCATCTGGCCCCCAGAATCCCCCAGAAAGAACCGAGTTGGCCATCCCTTCATTTCAGTCGTCCGCTGTGACCAACAGCATGCCCAGTACGAACGTAACGCTGGAGATCCTCCACAGTACCCAGGTGGCTGTGGCCCAGTTCTCCCAGAGCCTCCACAGTAGTGGGGCAGGAGGGAAGGCGGCCACAGCAGCCATCCTAGTGATCCTGGAGCACCTGCTGGCTTTGCAACAGCAACAGGTCCACCAGTTGCATCTTATTGAGCAGATCCGTAGCCAGGTGGTCTCCAGGGCCCTATCACTGGCACCGAACCCTTTCCCCTCCCAAGGTCTCATCGCTCCCCCTGTCCTACCACAGTATGGGACGATACCCTCTGCCGTCAATGGACAAGTGTCTGTGTCTTTGGCATCTGTGCTTGAGAGGTCCCACACACTCACCTCACAAACTTCATATGGACAGGCCCACACGAGAGATGTTATATGTACCTCAGCTCCCTCGGACAACTCTGCCCCTCCCCCTACTAGCTGCAACAATATTTCCTTATTACAGCCTACCTACACGGGTTCACATACAAGTGGTAGCTGTACTCAGACCCAGACATCGTCCAGCCCACTGTCCATGCAGGGTCAGAGCAACAGTCTCCTCAGCTCACCATCCAGCCTGCCGTTTCTACCTCAGAGCCCCCCCAGCAGTGTCATCTTCCCCAACCCCCTGGCCAAAATCACAGCCACGACTAACGCTCTCGACCCCTTCTCTGTCCTGATGAAGCACCACCGGAATGGCAAGCTGCCCAATGTGTCCATGTTTGACACCAAGCCCAGCCCTGAGCAGCCCTTTTTCAAGCATAAGTGCAGGTTCTGCGCCAAAGTGTTTGGCAGCGACAGCGCGCTGCAGATCCACCTGCGCTCTCACACTGGGGAGAGGCCCTTCAAATGCAACATCTGTGGCAATCGCTTCTCCACGAAAGGGAACCTGAAAGTCCACTTCCAAAGACACAAAGAAAAGTATCCCCATGTTCAGATGAACCCTTATCCAGTGCCAGAATATTTAGACAATGGAATGTCATTCCCTCCTGAAAAACCAGCAGCCACTTGGCTGGATAGCAAGCCTGTTTTAGCGCCCTCTATGGGCCTTCAGCTTCCCTCCACTCTCACTACTATGGGAAGCTCAAGTGACTTTCTAAGTGTCACACTATCCATCAAATCCCCTTTTAGGCCCTCCCCAGACTCAAGTGAATGTGTGTCTTTGTCGCCGAACACTACAGGCAATGAAACCAGTGTTCCCACAGCTTTAGAGTCTCCACAGTCTAATCAGGAGGGGGAAGCCTCCAACGTCTTGAAAGCAGAGGAAATGCACCTGCCCCAAATCTGCACGACTAAACCCAGGGTGAGTCCAATTACTGTGACAACAAGTACAGCCATGACTATGACCACATCCACACCTGAGCCCAGTGCTCCAACTTCCCCCGTTTCCAACTCCTCACCACTTTCCCTGGCCTCTGACCTGTTCAAAGCCAAGTTTCCATTCGGTGGCCTCTTGGACTCTATGCAAACGTCAGAGACCTCAAAGCTCCAGCAGCTGGTGGAGAACATAGACAAGAAAATAACAGACCCCAACCAATGTGTCCTCTGTCACCGCGTGCTTAGCTGCCAGAGCATGCTGAAGATGCATTACCATATCCACACTGGGGAGATGCCCTTTCAATGTAAGGTCTGTGGCAGGGCTTTCACCAccaaaggaaaccttaagacacaCATTGGTGTCCACAGAGCAAACCCTCCTCACCGGGTTCAACATTCATGTCCCATCTGCCAGAAGAAGTTCACCAACGCTGTAGTGCTACAGCAGCACCTTCACATGCATATGGGGAGTCAGATCTTAAACTCACCGTTAATGGACGGCCTGCAGGACCTGGACATTGATCTCTCCTTCCATGAGAAAAACTTTGACAGCCTGAGTAACTATGACAATGACCTCATGGATGACAACTCCATGGAGGAGGatgacgaagaagaagaagaagaagaagaagaagaagaagaagaagaaaaagaagaagaagaagaaaaagaagaagaaggtgTAGATCCCCTCAAACCCCTGAGCTCTGTCTGTAGTTCTCCTCCCTACTCTGATGCTGTTGTCTCCAGCATAGCTGCACCGGAGAACCAAATGAAAATGATAGACTCCACCATAAACCTAAACCACTCCTTTGGGCTAAAGTCAATGATGAATGGATGTATGGACAGTGAACGCTGCGCTGCTATCCACTCCTCTACAGTGGGAGAAGGACAGAATCACAATGCAGCCGGCAGCCCAACCGTGTCTGAATCGTCCACCCACATGCATGTACCAGTGTCACCTGCACAAAGCAACTCTGAGGTCCACCTCTGCAAATCCCTGTCTGGGAAGCACAGTGGAGAATCCCAAGAGATCACAGCCTCAGTGAAGAGTGAGCAATCTGATTCGCCCACCTTGACTCCGGTACTGGAAAATGGAGTGGCCCTGGATCTGAGAGAACGTG GTGCCAGCCAAAGCATTCCTGGCCTGGTTACCAGCATTGTGCCAAGGATGATCAAATCTGAAATGAATGGGTACCATCGACCAATGAACTTCAACGAGGGGCTGCATCATCCATTTGGCCTCCCGGTTCCTGCCACTCCTCCATCTCTGGTGAGCCCAGGAATCACCTCTCTGCTTGGGCCACCTCAACCTCGACGGACCCCTAAGCAGCACAACTGCCACACCTGTGGAAAGAACTTCTCCTCAGCCAGTGCTCTACAGATCCATGAGAGGacccacacaggggagaaacctttTGGCTGCACCATCTGTGGCAGGGCATTCACAACTAAAGGAAACCTGAAG GTACACATGGGCACTCACATGTGGAACAATGCACCAGCCAGAAGAGGCAGGCATCTGTCGGTGGAGAACCCCATGGTCTTGTTGGGTGGGGAAGCTGCCATGAAGTTCGGAGAGATGTTTCAGAAGGACCTGACGGCACAGGCCATGAACGTGGACACAGGGTTCTGGAACCACTACACAGAAGCTTTAACCAATGGCCTGGCCATGAAGAACAATGAGATCTCAGTGATCCAGAATGGGTGGATTCCACAGCTTCATGCCATGACGGCAGGAACGGACAGAGTCAGCACTGGAGGTAGCCCACCAATGACCAGTCTAGGAAAGACAGCCATGGACCTTGGAATTAACCGATACTTTTCTATGTTAATTGATGACAGTAAAAAGATTGGGATCAATTGA